A single region of the Lathamus discolor isolate bLatDis1 chromosome 13, bLatDis1.hap1, whole genome shotgun sequence genome encodes:
- the LOC136021440 gene encoding TBC1 domain family member 24-like isoform X4, translated as MLQLGLSLPRSPGGADGGFPSDEGDNTGTREEIFGSSPVTVVITSEADTWDMDISSCLGCGQFVDWDRMPDPEQETHIPRDILSKSPKELKKLAREGYWAVSRALRAQVYHQLIQQVSCRLVTPDALVYRDVASRLFGKMSVSTYPLPEFLEGCSMPTYCLNPEGVTALKKILICVGNLFPDITYSPILPSLVALLLHYSEDEAQCFENISRLIASNSPHTSYIDQSFLAHQASCMTFGDLANKHCPAAHKLIASTSENVFEVYSEWLSWLFHDLPFNYAIRVFDVYLLEGQKVLYRIALALLKQYRLSVTSTELEGTDIKADLQAFVQNIAEHVTVDKLLERAFGIRLFSRKEIWLLQMANRKALMERGITMVQSRQSFHLAIDMQNFSSSTVTAQEMRIIWSWIPERFSLSPPLLLFSTSEDGCSLQRFYTCCEGYEPTVLLIKTTEGEVCGAFLSSDWSERKKTGATSGFFGTGECFVFTVRPEMERYEWVFIKKPELAKAVPRSRQRSPSPSPASLLSSFPDGCSTSSNHLTVPMPQRKGRLSPFLAIRHFLLPSKTASMFMCGSREGIIIGGGGGQALSLDANLLWGRTEHCETFDNPPLCQENFKVQLLEVWGFQNV; from the exons ATGCTGCAGTTGGGGCTCAGCCTGCCCCGCTCCCCTGGGGGGGCGGATGGCGGCTTCCCCTCGGACGAGGGCGATAACACCGGCACCAGGGAAG AGATATTTGGCTCATCACCGGTCACCGTTGTGATCACGTCAGAGGCTGACACCTGGGACATGGACATCTCCTCTTGTCTGGGCTGTGGACAGTTTGTGGATTGGGATAGGATGCCAGACCCAGAGCAAGAAACACATATCCCCCGAGACATCCTCAGCAAGTCCCCGAAGGAGCTGAAGAAGCTGGCAAGAGAAGGGTACTGGGCAGTGAGCCGTGCCCTCAGAGCTCAGGTCTACCACCAGCTCATACAGCAGGTCTCCTGCCGGCTCGTCACCCCAGATGCTCTTGTCTACAGGGACGTAGCGAGCCGGCTCTTTGGGAAGATGAGTGTAAGCACCTACCCTCTGCCCGAGTTCCTAGAAGGATGCTCCATGCCCACATACTGCCTCAACCCAGAAGGCGTCACTGCCTTGAAGAAGATCCTCATCTGTGTTGGCAACCTTTTCCCTGACATAACCTACAGCCCAATCCTCCCCTCGCtggtggctctgctgctgcactacAGTGAAGATGAAGCCCAGTGCTTTGAGAATATCTCGCGCCTCATCGCCAGCAACTCTCCCCACACCAGCTACATTGACCAGTCCTTCCTGGCCCACCAGGCCTCCTGCATGACTTTTGGGGATCTGGCCAACAAGCACTGCCCAGCAGCCCACAAACTCATAGCCAGCACCTCTGAGAATGTCTTTGAGGTCTACTCTGAATGGTTATCATGGCTCTTTCATGACCTCCCCTTCAATTACGCCATCCGTGTCTTTGATGTCTACCTGCTGGAGGGGCAGAAGGTCCTGTACCGCATTGCCCTGGCCTTGCTGAAGCAGTACAGGCTCTCAGTGACCTCCACCGAACTGGAGGGGACTGACATCAAGGCAGATCTGCAGGCTTTCGTGCAGAACATTGCTGAGCATGTAACTGTCGACAAACTCCTAGAGAGAGCCTTTGGCATCCGGCTGTTCTCCCGCAAGGAAATCTGGCTTCTCCAGATGGCCAACAGGAAGGCGTTAATGGAGAGGGGCATAACCATGGTGCAGAGCAG GCAGTCCTTCCACCTGGCCATAGACATGCAGAACTTCAGCTCCAGCACTGTAACGGCTCAGGAGATGCGCATCATCTGGTCCTGGATCCCTGAGcgcttctccctctcccccccatTGCTGCTCTTCTCCACTTCGGAAGACGGGTGCAGCCTGCAGAG GTTTTACACATGCTGTGAAGGCTACGAACCAACGGTGCTGCTTATAAAAACCACAGAGGGGGAG GTGTGCGGGGCATTTCTCTCCTCCGACTGGAGCGAAAGGAAGAAGACTGGGGCAACATCCGGCTTTTTTGGGACAGGGGAGTGCTTTGTGTTCACT GTGCGCCCCGAGATGGAGAGGTACGAGTGGGTGTTCATCAAGAAGCCAGAGCTGGCCAAAGCCGTGCCACGCTCACGCCAGCGGTCACCTTCCccctctcctgcatccctcctcagctccttcccggACGGCTGTAGCACCAGCTCCAACCATCTCACCGTGCCCATGCCACAGAGGAAAGGCCGTCTCTCCCCATTTCTGGCCATCAGgcatttccttctgccttccaaAACAGCCTCCATGTTCATGTGCGGGTCACGGGAGGGGATCATTATCG GTGGAGGGGGAGGCCAGGCTCTGTCCCTTGATGCCAACCTGCTGTGGGGGCGCACGGAACACTGCGAGACCTTTGACAACCCTCCGCTCTGCCAGGAGAACTTCAAGGTGCAGCTCTTGGAAGTGTGGGGCTTTCAAAATGTCTAG